The Gemmata palustris genome includes a region encoding these proteins:
- a CDS encoding HlyD family secretion protein — protein MGTPEPSAPALPALALARTPRPVRVLASALIACLLLAVPALAVSPWTQTVHGTGRAIAFNPVQRAQFVISPIEGRVQKWHVVEGDRVKAGQLLVELVDNDPMIMERLREQETLALQRLALADGRVLDQQNRLEFVKGEREVLLAEAGYRVEQSEAQVLVVKQEVQQAVFNLRREELAYERLSKLSKSAVGQVVSGDAVEEAERKRDLAKAQVPLVEARLKLAERSLDGAKAQRGATDKRTSGLIQTEEAAVKSAKSEQASVRQQYNAIRTQVERQANQQIRAAVDGVIFRVLANAEAGGQLVRPGERLAVLVPDIKAVAPALTGDYHPGIVAELTIDGNDLPLVRVGDRVLLQFEGWAAVQFAAYPEAAAGTFEGRVYLVDPTADGAGGGFRVLVEPAPGAAWPDEQFLRQGVRAQGWIVLKEVKLGYEVWRLLNGFPPVREVKDKPQRRPLGPVTK, from the coding sequence ATGGGAACGCCTGAACCGTCCGCGCCCGCGCTCCCGGCGCTGGCGCTCGCCCGCACGCCCCGGCCCGTGCGGGTTCTGGCGTCCGCGCTGATCGCGTGCCTGCTATTGGCGGTCCCCGCGCTGGCCGTCAGCCCGTGGACGCAGACCGTTCACGGCACCGGCCGGGCGATCGCGTTCAACCCGGTGCAGCGCGCCCAGTTCGTGATCTCGCCCATTGAGGGGCGGGTGCAGAAGTGGCACGTGGTCGAGGGCGACCGCGTTAAGGCCGGGCAACTGCTGGTCGAACTGGTGGACAACGACCCGATGATTATGGAGCGGCTGCGCGAGCAGGAGACGCTCGCGCTCCAGCGGCTCGCGCTGGCCGACGGCCGCGTCCTCGACCAGCAGAACCGGCTCGAGTTCGTCAAGGGCGAGCGCGAGGTGCTGCTGGCCGAGGCCGGGTACCGCGTCGAGCAGTCGGAGGCGCAGGTGCTCGTCGTCAAGCAGGAGGTCCAGCAGGCGGTCTTCAACCTCCGGCGCGAGGAGCTGGCCTACGAGCGGCTGAGCAAGTTGAGCAAGAGCGCCGTCGGCCAAGTGGTGTCCGGCGACGCGGTGGAAGAGGCCGAGCGGAAGCGCGACCTCGCCAAGGCCCAGGTGCCGCTGGTGGAGGCGCGGCTGAAGCTGGCCGAGCGGTCGCTCGACGGGGCGAAGGCGCAGCGCGGCGCGACCGACAAGCGCACGAGCGGCCTGATCCAAACGGAGGAGGCCGCGGTGAAGAGCGCCAAGAGCGAGCAGGCCTCGGTCCGGCAGCAGTACAACGCGATCCGCACGCAGGTCGAGCGGCAGGCGAACCAGCAGATCCGCGCCGCGGTGGACGGGGTCATATTCCGCGTCCTGGCGAACGCGGAAGCCGGGGGGCAGTTGGTACGGCCGGGCGAGCGGCTCGCGGTCCTGGTGCCCGACATCAAGGCCGTGGCGCCCGCCTTGACGGGCGACTACCACCCCGGTATCGTCGCCGAACTCACGATCGACGGGAACGACCTCCCCCTGGTGCGCGTCGGCGACCGCGTCCTCCTCCAGTTCGAGGGGTGGGCGGCGGTGCAGTTCGCGGCGTACCCGGAGGCGGCCGCCGGCACGTTCGAGGGCCGCGTGTACCTCGTGGACCCGACCGCCGACGGCGCGGGCGGGGGGTTCCGCGTGCTCGTCGAGCCGGCCCCGGGGGCGGCCTGGCCGGACGAGCAGTTCCTGCGCCAGGGGGTCCGCGCGCAGGGGTGGATCGTGCTCAAGGAAGTGAAACTCGGGTACGAGGTGTGGCGGCTGCTGAACGGCTTCCCGCCGGTGCGCGAGGTGAAGGACAAGCCGCAGCGCCGGCCGCTCGGCCCGGTGACGAAATAG
- a CDS encoding TolC family protein, protein MRPRTALSLALAFGAGGCATQSPLPEGAYVRAPLGAPQLPAPPAPQPLPAAPGPVVPALDPGPDAPLQLAEVLQSVEAAFPLLFAVEQERRIAAGQRLAAEGQFDPTVRASAVDQAGTFSSTRLDAGVQQATPFGGVTTFAGWRQGLGNFPIYYGERKTAEGGEFRAGVNVPLLQNRATDPRRARLRAAQIAARAADPTIRRARLDAHRAAAQAYWAWQAAGAQYRVAQDLLALAQKRQALLDESFKARLIGEAVPTLNRRLAAGREETLLAAERALQQSALRLSLYLRDPAGDPVVPRAEWLLRDYPDLAPAPPDPGRLAADVAAALARRPELVQFQLEKERRAVELQLATNQLQPALNVYAQAAQDVGAAKKTFTGSGPFDTDRTSAEVGATFEVPLPFRTARGLSATANAQLAQLLARERYARDDVTAQVQDAVSELQQAYLRVGRAREELRQAQRVLELDTESFKARQTSLIDLNIQEIAAAEARVKVVTLLGGYYQAVANYLAALGLDATNPRGGAVLPDPAPATRPVPPAPPAPKP, encoded by the coding sequence ATGAGGCCACGGACGGCTCTATCACTGGCCCTCGCGTTCGGCGCGGGCGGCTGCGCCACGCAGTCGCCGCTGCCCGAAGGGGCCTACGTCCGCGCGCCCCTCGGCGCCCCGCAGCTCCCGGCCCCACCGGCCCCGCAACCCCTGCCCGCAGCTCCCGGCCCCGTAGTGCCGGCGCTCGACCCCGGCCCCGACGCGCCGCTGCAACTGGCCGAGGTGCTCCAGAGCGTCGAAGCGGCGTTCCCGCTCCTGTTCGCGGTCGAGCAGGAGCGCCGGATCGCGGCCGGGCAGAGGCTGGCGGCCGAGGGACAGTTCGACCCGACCGTGCGCGCGAGCGCGGTCGATCAGGCGGGCACGTTCTCCAGCACGCGCCTCGACGCCGGCGTCCAGCAGGCGACGCCGTTCGGCGGGGTGACCACGTTCGCCGGCTGGCGGCAGGGGCTGGGCAACTTCCCCATTTACTACGGCGAGCGAAAAACGGCCGAGGGCGGCGAGTTCCGCGCCGGGGTGAACGTGCCCCTGCTCCAGAACCGCGCCACCGACCCGCGCCGCGCCCGCTTGCGGGCGGCGCAGATCGCCGCGCGCGCGGCCGATCCGACGATCCGCCGCGCCCGTCTGGACGCGCACCGGGCCGCGGCGCAGGCGTACTGGGCGTGGCAAGCGGCCGGGGCGCAGTACCGCGTCGCGCAGGACCTGCTCGCGCTCGCCCAGAAGCGGCAGGCGCTGCTCGACGAGAGCTTCAAGGCGCGGCTGATCGGCGAAGCGGTGCCGACGCTCAACCGGCGGCTGGCCGCCGGGCGCGAGGAGACCCTGCTGGCCGCCGAGCGCGCGCTGCAGCAGTCGGCGCTGCGGCTGTCGCTGTACCTGCGCGACCCCGCCGGCGACCCGGTCGTCCCGCGGGCCGAGTGGCTGCTCCGGGACTACCCGGACCTGGCCCCGGCCCCCCCGGACCCGGGCCGGCTCGCGGCCGACGTCGCGGCGGCCCTCGCCCGGCGCCCGGAGCTGGTGCAGTTCCAACTGGAGAAGGAGCGCCGCGCGGTCGAGCTGCAGCTCGCGACGAACCAGCTCCAGCCGGCGCTGAACGTGTACGCGCAGGCCGCGCAGGACGTGGGCGCCGCGAAGAAGACGTTCACCGGGAGCGGGCCGTTCGACACGGACCGCACGTCGGCGGAGGTCGGGGCCACGTTCGAGGTGCCGCTCCCGTTCCGCACCGCCCGCGGGCTGAGCGCGACGGCCAACGCGCAGTTGGCCCAGCTCCTGGCCCGGGAGCGGTACGCCCGCGACGACGTGACCGCGCAGGTGCAGGACGCGGTGAGCGAGCTCCAGCAGGCGTACCTGCGCGTGGGCCGGGCGCGGGAGGAGCTGCGGCAGGCGCAGCGGGTGCTGGAACTGGACACCGAGTCGTTCAAAGCGCGGCAGACGAGCCTCATCGACCTGAACATTCAGGAGATCGCGGCCGCCGAAGCGCGGGTCAAGGTGGTGACGCTGCTCGGCGGGTACTATCAAGCGGTCGCGAACTACCTCGCGGCGCTCGGCCTGGACGCGACCAACCCGCGGGGCGGGGCGGTGCTCCCGGACCCGGCGCCGGCGACGCGCCCCGTGCCGCCCGCGCCGCCGGCACCGAAGCCGTGA
- a CDS encoding DUF4058 family protein: protein MPLLDHFHPPLYPRRHWESFHVTWAGAIADALNETLLPAGYFAEEHAHAGARIEIDVATFADESPAVQNGTVATQTYAPPAPPVVVPAAFPDEFEVRVYEAEGGARLVAALELVSPANKDRESHRRAFATKCAGYLAQGIAVIVVDVVTSRSGNLHADVLRLLNRPTDTGLPSGTELYAVAYRPVVRDGAEVIEVWPEPLAVGRELPTLPLALNAELCLPIDLESTYAAACARRRLE from the coding sequence GTGCCGCTATTAGACCATTTTCACCCGCCACTGTACCCGCGCCGGCACTGGGAGTCTTTTCACGTTACCTGGGCCGGCGCCATCGCCGACGCACTGAACGAAACGCTGTTGCCCGCTGGCTATTTCGCCGAGGAGCACGCACACGCCGGTGCTCGCATCGAGATCGACGTTGCAACATTCGCGGACGAGAGCCCGGCGGTCCAGAACGGAACGGTTGCGACCCAAACGTATGCCCCCCCCGCACCGCCGGTGGTCGTACCCGCAGCGTTCCCGGACGAATTCGAGGTCCGCGTTTACGAAGCCGAAGGCGGGGCACGTTTGGTTGCAGCACTTGAGCTGGTTAGCCCCGCGAACAAGGACCGCGAGTCCCACCGCCGGGCCTTCGCGACGAAGTGCGCGGGGTACCTGGCGCAAGGGATCGCCGTGATTGTGGTCGATGTGGTGACGAGCCGCTCCGGGAATCTGCACGCGGACGTCCTACGGTTACTGAACCGCCCCACCGACACGGGGTTACCGAGCGGAACCGAACTGTACGCCGTGGCGTACCGGCCGGTGGTTCGCGACGGGGCGGAAGTCATCGAAGTGTGGCCGGAGCCGCTCGCCGTTGGTCGCGAGCTACCCACACTTCCACTCGCACTAAACGCGGAATTGTGCCTGCCTATTGATCTGGAATCGACCTACGCGGCCGCGTGCGCGCGGCGCCGGTTGGAGTGA
- a CDS encoding sigma-70 family RNA polymerase sigma factor: MWPNREETDRLLDGARNGDPGAVDKLLGEFRDPLRRVVDLRLDPAVARRVDASDIVQDVLVEANQRLTEYLKKPDMPFHLWLRHLAQDRIIDTHRRHRLAQRRSVDREQSIARPAWTDESSVSLVAQLIDTERTPTSEAIRLELQRRLATAMDQLSDDDREIILMRHHEGLSNQEVAHALQLTEAAASMRYLRALRRLRTVLVPDGQEPTDGV; this comes from the coding sequence ATGTGGCCCAACCGCGAAGAAACCGACCGGTTACTCGATGGCGCCCGCAACGGTGATCCGGGCGCCGTGGACAAGCTCCTCGGCGAGTTCCGCGACCCGCTGCGCCGGGTCGTGGACCTGCGCCTCGATCCGGCCGTCGCGCGCCGCGTGGATGCGTCCGACATCGTTCAGGACGTGCTCGTCGAAGCCAACCAGCGGCTGACGGAGTACCTGAAGAAGCCGGACATGCCGTTCCACCTGTGGTTGCGGCACCTGGCCCAGGACCGCATCATCGACACGCACCGGCGGCACCGGCTCGCCCAGCGGCGCAGCGTGGACCGCGAGCAGTCCATCGCCCGGCCCGCGTGGACCGACGAGTCGAGCGTGTCGCTCGTCGCGCAGCTCATCGACACCGAGCGCACGCCGACGTCCGAAGCGATCCGGCTCGAGCTCCAGCGCCGACTCGCCACCGCGATGGACCAACTTTCGGACGACGACCGCGAAATCATCCTGATGCGGCACCACGAAGGGCTCTCGAACCAGGAAGTGGCCCACGCACTGCAGCTCACCGAAGCCGCGGCCTCGATGCGGTACCTGCGCGCGTTGCGCCGGCTGCGAACGGTACTAGTGCCCGACGGTCAGGAGCCGACCGATGGGGTCTGA
- a CDS encoding serine/threonine-protein kinase, with protein MTHDRDEQLAALIDRLAGDQRAGRVADVEAAARDHPDLAAELRELWAVAQFAYMARPPQPAAPPTITIARAGPLTPSLATDHTAHTAAALPRDFGDFELLEEVGRGGMGVVYRARQKSLDRVVALKMVREAHLATDADRARFRTEAESAARLKHPNIVTVHEVGSAGGQAYLCMEFVGGQTLAEKVRTDGPLPPREAARLVAVIARAVEHAHAFGIIHRDLKPSNILLLANGRCEPAGESGARPDPSSLSHRPFALEPKVSDFGLAKKIDNSESLTRTGAVVGTPSYMSPEQAAGRKDLTPTADVYALGAILYELLTGRPPFQAAHPVDTLLLVLEQEPVPPRHLNATVDRELELICLKCLQKPATMRYPSAGALAADLEAYAAGQPVAAAPSGLRFFIARLFRETHHADILENWGKLWIFHSVMIFLLCLLTQVMSWYGLHDHVWYMSVWSVGLVAWGATLWQLRKAAGPVLFVERQIAHAWAAGVCASIAMFWIEWLIPLKALTLSPAVAVAAGMVMVFKAGILSGRFYGWAALNFIAAIVMPLVPGVSILLFGAVSALSFFVPGVKYYRQRKARIA; from the coding sequence ATGACCCACGACCGTGACGAGCAACTGGCCGCCCTCATTGACCGGCTCGCGGGTGACCAGCGCGCCGGCCGCGTCGCCGATGTCGAGGCCGCGGCGCGTGACCACCCAGACCTCGCGGCGGAACTGCGCGAGTTGTGGGCCGTTGCGCAGTTCGCGTACATGGCCCGCCCGCCGCAACCGGCTGCCCCGCCGACTATTACGATCGCACGAGCCGGGCCACTCACGCCGTCGCTCGCCACCGATCACACCGCACATACGGCTGCCGCGCTCCCGCGCGACTTCGGCGATTTCGAGTTACTCGAAGAGGTCGGGCGCGGCGGGATGGGGGTCGTGTATCGGGCGCGGCAGAAGAGCCTGGACCGCGTCGTTGCGCTGAAGATGGTGCGCGAGGCGCACCTCGCGACCGACGCCGACCGCGCGCGGTTCCGCACCGAGGCCGAGTCCGCGGCGCGCCTCAAACACCCGAACATCGTGACGGTGCATGAGGTCGGCTCGGCCGGCGGACAAGCGTACCTCTGCATGGAGTTCGTCGGTGGCCAGACGCTCGCGGAGAAGGTCCGCACGGACGGCCCGCTCCCGCCCCGCGAGGCCGCTCGACTCGTCGCGGTGATCGCGCGTGCCGTTGAGCACGCGCACGCATTTGGGATCATTCACCGCGATCTGAAACCGTCGAACATTCTCCTTTTGGCGAACGGCCGGTGTGAGCCGGCCGGTGAATCCGGTGCGCGGCCCGACCCCTCTTCGCTCTCACACCGGCCCTTCGCCCTCGAACCCAAAGTCTCCGACTTCGGCCTCGCGAAGAAGATCGACAACTCGGAGAGCCTCACGCGGACCGGGGCCGTGGTCGGCACGCCGAGCTACATGTCGCCCGAACAGGCCGCGGGGCGGAAAGACCTTACCCCCACCGCGGACGTGTACGCGCTCGGGGCGATCCTGTACGAACTGCTCACGGGCCGGCCACCGTTCCAGGCCGCGCACCCGGTCGATACGCTGTTGCTCGTGCTCGAACAGGAGCCGGTTCCGCCGCGCCACCTGAACGCGACCGTGGACCGCGAACTCGAACTCATCTGCCTGAAGTGCCTCCAGAAGCCCGCGACGATGCGGTACCCGTCCGCCGGGGCGCTTGCCGCGGACCTCGAGGCCTACGCTGCCGGTCAGCCGGTCGCCGCGGCGCCGAGCGGGCTGCGGTTCTTCATCGCGCGCCTGTTCCGCGAAACGCACCACGCCGACATACTCGAAAATTGGGGCAAACTGTGGATCTTCCACAGCGTGATGATCTTCCTGCTGTGCCTGCTCACGCAGGTCATGAGCTGGTACGGTCTGCACGATCACGTCTGGTACATGAGCGTGTGGTCCGTGGGGCTGGTGGCGTGGGGCGCAACGTTGTGGCAACTGCGCAAGGCGGCCGGCCCGGTGCTGTTCGTGGAACGGCAGATCGCACACGCATGGGCGGCCGGGGTGTGCGCCAGCATCGCCATGTTCTGGATCGAGTGGCTCATACCGCTCAAAGCTCTGACGCTCTCGCCGGCGGTGGCGGTCGCGGCCGGGATGGTGATGGTGTTCAAGGCGGGCATTCTCTCCGGCCGGTTCTACGGCTGGGCCGCGCTGAACTTCATCGCGGCCATCGTCATGCCGCTGGTGCCCGGCGTGAGCATCCTTCTGTTCGGGGCGGTGTCGGCGCTGTCGTTCTTCGTGCCCGGGGTGAAGTATTACCGCCAGCGGAAGGCCCGGATCGCATAG
- a CDS encoding endonuclease/exonuclease/phosphatase family protein translates to MSRRKRRVLWALAALGSLVLLLTGLFALNGLVLADRQSPRMRHLADVPVAPTRSAPGEVTFISYNVAKGFAHKGGVSFESRAFVEAKLQRMAEVIRAEQADAVFLSEALTELTPCDIDQVAYLARECGLPYVATGENYNLGLPFYRVVGGNAVLSRTPLTPVANFDLAGRKPFWVSQNNRRALFVSAEFGGKPVLMGALHNDSFDMRNNTVQMQQLLDFIGDRPAILAGDFNNRPKDRSIALVRDSGKFTGEFDGAPSFFEGKRAERLDYIFVPTGWELIESRVIPDDTSDHRPLVGRFKVKG, encoded by the coding sequence ATGAGTCGCAGGAAGCGTCGCGTGCTGTGGGCTCTGGCCGCGCTCGGCTCGCTTGTACTACTGCTCACCGGGCTGTTCGCGCTGAACGGCTTGGTCCTCGCGGATCGACAATCCCCGCGCATGCGCCACCTCGCGGACGTGCCGGTCGCGCCGACGCGGTCCGCGCCCGGTGAGGTCACGTTTATCAGCTACAACGTTGCGAAGGGGTTCGCCCACAAGGGTGGGGTGAGCTTCGAGTCTCGCGCGTTCGTGGAGGCCAAGCTCCAGCGGATGGCCGAAGTCATTCGCGCGGAGCAAGCCGACGCGGTGTTCCTGTCGGAAGCACTCACCGAACTCACGCCGTGCGACATCGATCAGGTCGCGTACCTGGCGCGCGAGTGCGGGCTGCCGTATGTCGCGACCGGCGAGAACTACAACCTCGGGCTGCCGTTTTACCGCGTCGTCGGCGGGAACGCGGTGCTCTCGCGCACGCCGCTCACGCCCGTTGCGAACTTCGACCTCGCGGGGCGGAAGCCGTTTTGGGTGTCGCAGAACAACCGGCGCGCACTGTTCGTATCGGCGGAGTTTGGCGGCAAGCCCGTGCTGATGGGCGCGCTGCACAACGACTCGTTCGACATGCGGAACAACACGGTGCAGATGCAGCAGTTGCTCGATTTCATTGGCGACCGCCCCGCGATCCTGGCGGGCGACTTCAACAACCGCCCGAAGGACCGCTCCATCGCGCTGGTGCGCGATTCGGGCAAGTTCACCGGCGAGTTCGACGGTGCCCCCTCGTTTTTCGAGGGCAAGCGTGCGGAGCGCCTCGACTACATCTTCGTACCGACCGGGTGGGAACTGATCGAGTCGCGCGTGATCCCGGACGACACTTCCGATCACCGCCCCCTCGTGGGGCGGTTCAAGGTGAAGGGATAA